A genomic segment from Cyanobium sp. NIES-981 encodes:
- a CDS encoding N-6 DNA methylase, which translates to MTYAAETPLSDAGSSDDLHDEFLGALAALGGSAGNGRLRETLEWDEARYEAVKGALLNRRLIVPGRGRGGSVSLAGESAAEPSGNGQRASRAPSTRTSNGSRVTSAPSSFEQAFRAIDDCLRKEAGCGTELDYTEQTSWLLFLKYLDGLEDDRAAVAALEGRSYSPILEEPYRWSRWAAPKNASGQLDHHAALTGDDLRDFVNQRLFPYLERFKQRASGPNTIEYKIGEIFGELRNKISSGYNLREIIDQLDGLQFRSQAEKHELSMLYEEKIKRMGNAGRNGGEYYTPRPLIRAIVQVVNPQIGETVYDPAVGSAGFLCEAFEYMRKGGASGRELSTEDLATLQTRTFTGKEKKSLAYVIAIMNMILHGIEAPNVLHTNTLTENLSDVQERDRFDVILANPPFGGSERKEVQQNFEIRSGETAFLFLQHFIRLLRAGGRAGVVIKNTFLSNTDNASVALRQKLLSDCNLHTVLDCPGGTFQGAGVKTVVLFFEKGAPTRKVWFYQLDPGRNLGKTNPLNDRDLAEFVELQKTFADSPKSWSVAMDSIDPQSWDLSVKNPHGAEAAALRSPQEILAEIAALDAESAQVLGRIRMLV; encoded by the coding sequence TTGACCTACGCCGCTGAGACCCCGCTGAGCGACGCCGGCAGCAGCGACGACCTCCACGACGAATTCCTCGGCGCTCTCGCCGCCCTGGGCGGTTCAGCCGGCAACGGTCGTCTGCGCGAGACGCTGGAGTGGGACGAAGCCCGCTACGAGGCGGTGAAGGGTGCCCTGCTGAACCGCCGCCTGATCGTGCCCGGCCGTGGCCGCGGGGGCTCGGTGTCTCTGGCGGGTGAATCGGCGGCTGAGCCCTCCGGCAATGGCCAACGCGCCAGCCGCGCCCCCAGCACCCGCACATCCAACGGCTCCCGTGTCACCTCGGCCCCCAGCTCGTTCGAGCAGGCGTTCCGCGCCATCGACGACTGTCTGCGCAAGGAGGCGGGCTGCGGCACCGAGCTCGACTACACCGAGCAGACATCCTGGCTGCTGTTCCTCAAATACCTCGACGGGCTGGAAGACGACAGGGCCGCCGTGGCCGCTCTGGAGGGCCGCAGCTACAGCCCCATTCTGGAGGAGCCCTACCGCTGGAGCCGCTGGGCGGCGCCGAAGAACGCCAGCGGCCAGCTGGATCACCACGCCGCCCTCACCGGCGACGACCTGCGCGACTTCGTGAACCAGCGCCTGTTCCCCTACCTGGAGCGCTTCAAGCAGCGCGCCAGCGGGCCGAACACGATCGAATACAAGATCGGTGAGATCTTCGGCGAACTGCGCAACAAGATCAGCAGCGGCTACAACCTGCGCGAGATCATCGATCAGCTCGATGGCCTCCAGTTCCGCTCCCAGGCCGAGAAGCACGAGCTCTCGATGCTCTATGAGGAAAAGATCAAGCGCATGGGCAACGCCGGCCGCAATGGCGGTGAGTACTACACGCCCCGGCCGCTGATCCGCGCCATCGTGCAGGTGGTGAACCCCCAGATCGGCGAAACGGTCTACGACCCGGCTGTTGGCTCTGCCGGCTTCCTGTGCGAAGCGTTCGAGTACATGCGCAAGGGCGGCGCCTCGGGCCGCGAGCTCAGCACCGAAGATCTCGCCACCCTCCAGACCCGCACCTTCACCGGCAAGGAGAAGAAGAGCCTCGCCTATGTGATCGCGATCATGAACATGATCCTGCACGGCATCGAGGCGCCCAATGTGCTGCACACCAACACCCTCACAGAAAACCTCAGTGACGTGCAGGAGCGCGACCGCTTCGATGTGATCCTCGCCAATCCACCCTTCGGCGGCAGCGAACGCAAGGAGGTGCAGCAGAACTTTGAGATCCGCAGCGGCGAAACCGCGTTTCTGTTCCTGCAGCACTTCATCCGCCTGCTGCGGGCCGGCGGCCGTGCCGGCGTGGTGATCAAGAACACGTTCCTGTCGAACACCGACAACGCCTCGGTGGCCCTGCGCCAGAAGCTGCTGTCCGACTGCAACCTGCACACGGTGCTCGACTGTCCCGGCGGCACCTTCCAGGGGGCAGGGGTGAAAACGGTGGTGCTGTTCTTCGAGAAGGGCGCGCCAACCCGCAAGGTGTGGTTCTACCAGCTCGATCCCGGCCGCAACCTTGGCAAGACCAATCCGCTCAACGACCGCGACCTGGCTGAGTTTGTGGAGCTGCAGAAAACCTTTGCCGATTCGCCCAAGAGCTGGAGCGTGGCGATGGACTCTATTGATCCACAGAGCTGGGATCTTTCAGTGAAGAATCCCCATGGGGCTGAGGCGGCGGCGTTGCGGAGCCCGCAGGAGATCCTGGCGGAGATTGCGGCGCTCGATGCGGAGAGTGCGCAAGTGCTGGGGAGGATCAGGATGTTGGTATGA